The Fimbriimonadaceae bacterium nucleotide sequence CCTCCGCGCCCACCGACATCAGCGTGAACTTGGCGTTCGTCTCGTTCACGAAGTAGATGCGGTCGCCCAGCCAGCAAGGGAACTCGTTGTTGCCGGGAAGGTCGGTGACCTGGCGGAAGGTGTTCTTCGATAGATCGCCGGTCCAAATCTGGTTTTGAACGCCGCCGCGGTAGTGGAACCACGCCATGTAGGTGCGATAGAAGCGGGTGAAGGCGATGCGGTCGCCGGCCGGCGCGGGGCTCACGTGCGAGGCGAACTCCAACGGGAGCAGGGTCGGTGCGCCGCCCTCCGCCGGCACCGAACTGACGGGGCTCACGGTCGGCAGGATGCCGGACTTATAAAGGATGCCGCGCCCGTCCGCGGTCCAATCGTCCGGGATCGAAACCCGCGCGCCGTAGGTCAGGCGCTTGGCGGGACCTCCCGTCACCGGGATCGTATAGATGTCGTTGACACCATCGTACTGGGCGCGGAAAGCGATGATGGCGCCGTCCGGGCTGAAGCGCGGATGGGTCTCGATCCCAGGATCGCTCGTCAGGCGGTGGGCTCTTCCGGTTGAAAGGTCCCCGATCCAAATATCGCCTTCGCTCTGGAACGCGACCTGGTCACCGTGGATGTCCGGAGTGAACATGAACGGCCGGTCGACTTGGGCAAGCGAGAGGAGCGGGGAGATGACGACGACAAACAGCGCTGGGTGCCGCACGCGGAAAGTTTAGCCCGTGCCTAGGCCGTCACGGCCGCAAGGACCATGTCGCAGGCTTCCGAGATGGAGTCGGCGAGTTCGACGCCCGTGCCGCGCAGTTCTTCCCGGCTGTGCATGCCGTAGGTGACGCCGACCACCAGCCCGCAGCCGGCCGAGAGCCCCGCTTGGATGTCGCTCGGCGTGTCTCCGACCTTCGCCACATGCCCGGGCATCTCTACCCCAGTCCGGCGCATGGCCTCGAAGATCATGTTCGTATGGGGCCGGCCCCGGGAAACCTCATCGCAAGCGACGCTCGCGTCAATTCGATCCGCCCACCCCGTCCGATAGATCATGGCGTCCGCGACGGGCCGGCTCAGACTGGTGTCCAAAGCGACCTTGACGCCAGCGCCCCGCAGCCGCTCGAAGACCGTGCTTGCACCCTCGACCTCGCACACACCCGGCTCCACGTGGTAGAAGCGCACCATGCGCGTGACGAAATCGTCGTGGATGCGGCGCACGAGGTTCGGGTCGCTGTCCTCCCCGAGCAGCTCGGCGATCATCAGGGGCTTGGGAAGGCCCATGAGTTGGCGGCAAGCCTCGGGGTCTCTGGGATAGCCGTTCTCGGCCATGGCGGCCGCGACCGCCTCAACGACATTAGAACCGTCGCGAAGGGCCGTGCCGGCGATGTCGAAGAGCGCGAGCTGGATGGCCATATTGTCTTATGTTACTCACGCTGTTTTGAATTTTCAAAGAACTACCCGTCCTTTTTCGCAATCTGTAGAACCTGGTACCCTATCAAGTCCCGCTGGCGGTTCGGACTGACCCCGCCGCCCGTCTGGATATCTAAGCCGTGCCCGACCAAGAACCTCGGATCCTCTCTGTCGACATCGAAGACGAGCTTGCAAAAAGCTATGTCAACTACGCGATGTCGGTTATCATCGCCCGGGCGTTGCCCGACGTCCGCGACGGGTTGAAGCCCGTCCAGCGCCGCATCCTTTACGCGATGCGTGAGCTGAACCTCACGCCGCAGAACGCGACCACGAAGTGCGCGAAGGTCTGCGGTACGACGAGCGGCGACTTCCACCCGCACGGCGAGGCGATCATTTATCCCACGCTTGCCCGCCTGGCGCAGACCTTCACCTTGCGCTATCCGCTGGTCGAAGGCCAAGGGAACTTTGGCAGCATCGACGGCGACGCGCCGGCCGCGATGCGGTACACGGAGTGCCGCCTCACGCCGATCGCGATGGAGATGTTGGAGGACCTGGATCGCGACACCATCGACTGGGTGCCGACCTACCTCCAGGAGAAGAACGAGCCGACCGTCCTGCCCGCCAAGTTCCCGAACCTGCTGTGCAACGGCGGCCAAGGGATCGCGGTCGGCATGGCCACCTCGCTCCCTCCCCACAACCTCACCGAGGTCTCCAATGCCATCCTCCACCGGATCGCGAACCCGGATTGCGACCTGGACGCGGTGCTGGAGCACATGCCCGGCCCCGACTTCCCGACCTACGGGCTCATCATGGGCACCAAGGGAATCCGGAGCGCCTATGAATCCGGCCGCGGCAGCATCGTCATGCAGGCCAAGACGATGATCGAACCGATCGAGAGCGGAAAGTCCGCGATCGTCGTCACCGAGCTTCCCTACCAGGTCAACAAGAAGAACCTTGTCGCGAACATCGCGGCCCTGGCCAAGGCCCGCAAGTTCGACGGCATCACCGACGTCCAGGACTATAGCGACAAGCGCGGCATGCGCATTCAAATCGAGCTGCGCCGTGACGTCAACCCGAACAAGGCGCTGAACTACCTGCTGAAGCACACCTCGCTTCGCACCACGTTCGGCGCGATCATGCTCTCGCTGGTCGACGGGGCGCCGCGAGTCAGTCCGCTGCTCACCATCCTCGACGAGTACATCCGGCACCGCCGCAAGGTGATCGACCGCAGGACCCGCTACGAGCTCTCCCGCGCCCTCGACGAAGTCCACGTCAACGAGGGTTACCAGATCGCGCGGCGGTTCCTGGACGACGTTATCCGCACGATTCGCGCCTCCGCCGATTCGACCGAGGCTCTGGTGCGGCTGGTCCGCGAATTCGCCATGTCGCCCTACCAGGCCAAAGCCGTGCTGGAGATGCCGCTCCGTCGCCTGACCCAGCTTGAGCAGTCCGACTTGGAGAAGGCGTACAAAGACGTGCTGCGCCGTGCCCAGAACCTCATGGACATCCTTGCGGACCCCGTCCGCCTCACCAAGGTCCTGACGGACGAGATCGTCGCCATGCGCGACAAGCACGGCGACGACCGGCGCACCAAGATCATCGCGAGGGAGGCGGGCGACTTCGACGAGGAAGACCTCATCCCCGAGGAAGAGGCGATCATCTCGATCAGCCGCGACGGTTACATCAAGCGCATCTCGCTCGACGCCTATCGCCAGCAGAAGCGGGGCGGAAAGGGGATGAAGAACGTGATGAAGGCCGAGGACGAGCCAGCCCACCTCTTCCAGGTCAACACTCACAACACGATCCTCTTCTTCACCGACCGGGGCAAGGCCTATAAGCTGCGCGCCTATGACATCCCCGAATCGGGGCGCTACGCCCGCGGGATGCCGGTGATCAACTACATCGCCATCGATAGCGAAGAACGGGTCACCGCCGCCGTCCGCGTGAAGAACATGGCTGAAGAAGGCTACTTGGTCATGGTCACGCGACTTGGTGAAGTGAAGCGGACGAACCTTTCGCGCTTCCAGAACCTCCGCAGCAACGGCCTCATCGCCTTCGACATCGAAGAGGGCGACGAGCTCGGCTGGGTGCTTCAGTCGTCCGGCAACGACGACATCATCATCGTCACCCGGGAGGGCATGTCCATCCGCTTCAAGGAAACGGCCGCGCGCGACCGGTCGAGGGCAGCGGGCGGCGTCCGCGCCATCAACCTCCGCACGGGAGACAGCGTCGTCGGAGCCGACTTGGCGGACGACGCCTGCACCCTCCTCGTGGTCGGCGAACACGGATATGGCAAGCGCACGCCGATCAGCGACTACCGGCTGCAGGGCCGCGGCGGCACGGGCATCCTTACGATGAACGTCACCGAGAAGACGGGCAAGATCGTGAGCGCGGAGGTCGTCGAGGACGACGACAAGCTCCTGGTCCTGACCGTCAACGGCAAGGGCATCCGGCTCCGCGTCCGCGACATCCGGCTGGTCAAGCGCGTCGCCCAAGGCGTGAAACTGATCAACTTGGCCGATAACGACTCCATCGCCTCGATCGCCCGGCTCGTGGACACCCCCGAAGCCGACGACATCGAGGACGACGACTCGGAAGAGACCGAAGAGTAAAGTTCGACCCTGATGGTTCTCGGGCCTACCCTGCTCCTATAGGAGCAGGTGCTTCGTCCGAAACTATTAGGGTCAACTATGCAACCGGGCCAGTATTCGAACTATCCTCGCGCTCCAATCCAAGAGATCAACTTCGGCACGATCAAAGAAGGCTGGGATTTGATCCTGAAGAATTGGCAGCCCTTCGCCACGGCCAGCCTTATGGCGCTCCTCGTCGGCCTTGTGGTCTATGGCGTGGGATTCATCCCGCTCTTTCCGATGATCATGGCTTCGGCCAACCCGGACAACCAGACCGCGAGCACGATGGGGCAGCTCACGCTGCAGTTCATGATGCTGCCGGTCATCATCCTGGCGATCGCCCTTGCCTCGCCCTTCTACGCGAGCATGACCCACATGACCTTGAAGCTCCTCTCGGGTCAGAGCCTGGAGACGAACGACGCCTTTGTGGGCTTCCAGCGGCTGGGCCAGATCATGGTCGCGGGCGTTATCATGGCGATCGGCGTCTCGGTCGGCTCGCAGTGTTGTTATCTGCCTGGCTTCTTCATCGGGGGGATGACGATGTTCACCTATCCGCTGATGTTCACGCGAAACTACGGCCCGATGGACGCGTTGAAGGAGAGCTGGAACATCCTCATCAAGCACGTTTGGATGGCGATGCTCTTCTACCTCGTGATCTCGCTGCTGGCCGGCCTTGGGGTCTGCGCCTGCTTCATCGGCGTCTTGGTCACGATGCCCTTGCTCTACGTCTGCCCGGCCCTGGTCTTCCGTGACTTTAACGTCCAGCCGGTCGGCATGGTCGATGCTCCGGTCACCACCCCTGGCCCCGAGAGCGGGACGATGTTGGATCCGGAAGCGCCCTAGGCCGGCGTCTCGAAAACTCTCTCCCAGCGAAGCCCGTCCACGCCGAAAGGCGCGGGCGGGCTTTCTTATGCCCAGGCGGAACAGCAGTTGCAGGGCCCGCGGTGGGCTGGCGGGAAGATGTTGGGGGACTGACTGGGCCGCCCCCTCTCACCCACCAAGCGGGCCACAAGGCGCCGTGGGGTGGGCAGTGGGATGCTTAGGTGATTCGGGCGGCAGCCTGGGCGCCTGCGGCCGTCGATTGCCCCCCTCGCATCAAGCAGGCGGGCCACAGGGGGACTCTGGGGTTGAAGGTGCCGGTGCCTGGCGGGCGAGGGCCGGGCGCAAAGAAGAGGACCCCGGTCTTTCGACCGAGGCCCCCTGTTGGTCTGAAGTCCGGTTGGACTTACTTCTTGCGGCGGCGGGCAACGAAGGCCGCGACGCCAGCGCCGAGAGCGACCATGGTGGTCGGCTCCGGAACCGCGTTGGCGCGGACGAGCCAGGCGCCCGGCAGACCGATTTCGTCCATGCGGAAGCTACCGATGCCGCCGCCGACGTTGTTCGGGTCGAAGCCGTTAGCCGTGCCGCTGCCACCGACCCAGCTGCGAAGGCCGTTGCCGTTCGGGCCGCTCTGGTCGAGCGAGCCGGGGAAGCCGCCGGCGCTGTGGTTGATCGCCACGCCGACATAGAAGCGGTTGTTGAAAGCGCCAGCAACGCTCACGCCGCCGGTGGCGACGCTCTGGAAGCGGTCAGTGTCGATCGAACCAGCAGCAACCGTGCCGACGCCCTGGCCGACGAGGGTGATCTGGCCGGTCGCCCAGCGAGTGCCGCCCGAGTTCTGCGTCCAGACGAACCAGCGGAACGACTGACCGGCGGTGACTCCCGAGGAGCCCGGGAAGCTCGGCGAACCCCAGGTCATATCGACCGTGGTGATCACGTTGTTGCCACCCGAAATGTCGAACTGGTTGGCCCAGGCGAGGTTGCCACCGGCGGTGAGGCCGATGCTGTTCTCGGAAGTGCCGTCGTCAATCGTGTAGGTCTGAGCGTTAGCGGCCACGGCGACCATGGCGAGAGCGATAAGGGTTACCTTTTTCATGGGAAAGTCTTCTCCTGCAAGAACTGTCGAGCCTCTGATTACCAGAAGATTCGACATCACGGGGATTGTGACGCGCGAGACTCTGTATGTCAAGAGTCTAGCGCCAGAATCAGACAACTCTAGCAGTAATACTTGTCACGCCCAGGTTCAGACCCTGGGATTGGGCACGAAGTCGCCCCCACGGCACCGTTTCAAATAAGCCAGGGCATGCACCTGGCCCGTCATCTCCAAGTCCCCGCGGTAGACGGGGTCGTGCCATCCCTCGATGTCGATCGAGCCCCGCCATCCTGCTTGCCGCAGGATCGAGAAGACCTGCGTCCAGTCGGTGTCGCCAAAGCCCGGCGTCCGGTGCCAGACCGTGTACTCGCCGCACCGGGTGCCCTCACGACGGATCTTGTCCCAGTCCACGTTCGCGTCCTTCCCGTGGACGTGGGCCACTTTCCCCACCCACGTTTTGAGCTGGGTCAAAGGGTCTACCAGGCTCACCATCTGGTGGCACGGCTCCCACTCCAGCCCGAGCGCCGGCGACGGCACTGCGTCGAACATCATCTCCCAGGCCCGGGGCGCATGGGCGATGTTCCATTTCGGCCGCTCCCAGTCCCCGCCCATGTGGCAGTTCTCAAAACCGATCCGCACCCCGCTGTCTTCTGCCAGGCGGGCGAGAGGGGCGAAGACCTCCTTGAACCGAGGGATGGATTGGTCGACCGGCCGGTCTTCCAGGGCGCCGGCAAAGCCGCACACGCAGTCCGTCCCGAACAGGGGCGCCGCCTTGATGACCGCCTCCCAGCCCGTGCGGCACTCCTCGTCCTGCAAGGGGTTGCCATAGAAGCCGAGCGCCGAGACCGCCGCCTTCCCTTCCAGAGCCCCGCGGACCTCGTGCGCCGTCCGCTCTAGGTCGATGCCGTCCAGCGACTTGCCCAGTGTGAGCTGGAAAGTCTCGAAGCCGTGGGGCAGCACCTGACGTATATAGTCCGCGGCCCCCCGCATGGGCACCAGGGTCCCGATGCGGATGTCTTGGTGGTCGGCTCGGCTCATGTGACCGTTTAGGCTACCTGCGGGGCACGGCCACCAAGTGCCTGCGGAGGTCCCTCGCACGCAACCGTCGAGACCGCCGGCCGTTTCAAGAAGGGATGCAGTGGCCCCTAGGACCGCGATGATGATGTGGACGGTCGGCTGTCAACCGGCGGCGGCGCCCACTCCACGCCCAATGGCCGGGGCTTCCACCGACCCCGTCTACCTGGGGGCGGTCGCCCAGCTCGAAGACGCTGCCGTCTACGACGCCAGCTACCAGCCCATCCGGTATCCGGGCGGCGACGTTCCGAAAGACCGCGGGGCCTGCGCCGACGTCGTCGTCCGCGCCCTTCGCCATGCCGGGCTCGACCTGCAGAAAGCCATCCACGAGGACGCGGCCCGGCACCGCTATCCCCGCATCGGCACCCGGCGCGACCGGAACATCGACCATCGGCGGGTAGCCAACCAAGTCGTCTACTTAAAACGTCACGGGAAGGCGCTTGCAAACGACCGCGACTGGCGGGCGGGCGACATCGTCGCCTGGGTCCTGCCTAACGGGCGCGACCATATCGGGATCGTGAGCGAGCACAAAGGACGGTCGGGAAACCTCGCCGTCATCCACAACATCGGCCGCGTGAGCGAGGACGACGTCCTCTACGCGTGGCAGGTCGTCGGGCACTACCGGGCAAGCTTGCGGACGGACCGGTAACATTCCGACCGTGCGATCCCCGGCCGTTCCGCCCGAAGAGCGAATGACCGGAGTCTATAAGGACACCTGGGGTTGGAACGTCGGGTTCGCCGCATACTGGTTCGCCACCAGCTACAAGTGGTTCATCCTTCTCACGTTCGTCCTCCCGGACCTCGTCGCAAAGATCGTCGGCGACGCTGACAAGAACTCCGCATGGGGCATGGTCTATGGGATAGGGGCTGTCTGGGCCGTCTTCGGCCCCGCCATCTTCGGCACCCTCAGCGACCGCATCAACACCCGCTTCGGCCACCGGCAGCCCTTCATCGCGGCGGGCGCGGGGCTCACCGTGCTGGCCGTCTGGGCGGTCGGCTCTTCCACCACGATCTTCGCCCTGACCTTGGCGTACCTGCTGCTTCAGGTGGCGGACGACGTCGGCACGGGCCCCTATGGAGGAATGGTGCCGGAAGTCGTGCCAGAGCACCGGCGTGGCTTCGCCAGCGCCGTGATGACCTTGTTGCAGCGGCTCGCCGAGATCGCCACGGCCCTCGCCGCGATCGTCCTGCAAAGGCCGGACCTCATCCTGGTGGGGATCGCGGTGGTCAATGTCCTTTGCGCGGCCTGGACGATCCGCTCCATCTCCGGGTTGCGCCCGGCGGAGCGCCCGCCGGACAAGCCCCGGGCGCCCTGGCACCGAGCCTGGATCGACCCCTGGTTCGACCACGACTTCCGTTGGCTGTGGTTCACGCGCCTGCTCACCTCGGCCGCCGCGTTCCTGGTGACGAACTACATGCTCAACTATTTGAAGGACATGTTCCCTTCGTTCCGGCTCTTCGGCATCGACCTGGGGGATGCGGGAAGGGGCCTGCAGCTTCTGGGGCTGACCCTTTCGATCGGGGCGAGCGTGGGCGCGTTGATCGCCGTGCGCCTGGCGGACACGGTCGGCCGCAAGCGCCTGGTCTACATCTCCGGCTGGGTGATCTCCCTCATGACGGTGCCCTTCGCCTTGGCGCGGGACTATACGGCGATCTGGGCCATGGCGATTGTCCTAGGGGTCGGCAGCGGGGTGCGGGGCGCGGTCGACTGGGCGATGGCGGCGGACATCGTGCCGGACAAAGACGAGGCCGGGGGGCAAATGGGGCTCTGGTCGAGCAGCCAGACCGCCGTCCAAATCTTGGTGGGGGGCGCGGGCGCCGTGATCCAGCATTTGAACGAGCAGAACATGGGTGTCGGCTACGTTTCCGCCATCTGGCTGGCGGGTTTGCTGTTCCTTGTCGGGACGTTCCTAGTCCAGAAGGTTCGCGGCAGTTCGTGACGGTCGGTGGGTAGGGCCATCCAGGCCGGTATCCTCTCGCCTCTCATGAGCTTCGTGCAGCGCACGCATTGGTGCGGCCAAGTCCGGTCGGAACACGTTGGCGAACGGATTGTCCTTAACGGTTGGGCACACCGCGTCCGCAACCTGGGTGGCCTCGTCTTCGTCGACCTCCGAGACCGGACCGGCCTCATCCAGCTCATGCTCGACCCGGACGCGGTGGGCAAGCAGGACATCAAGCCCGAATCCTCGCTCAGCGTCTCGGGCACCGTCGAACTGCGCGACCCTGCCAATGTCAACGACAAACTCGCCACCGGCGAGGTCGAGGTCCGCGTCACCGGCTTCACGGTGCTGGGAGACTGTGGGGTGCTGCCTTTCCCTGTCAGCGACGAGGACCAGATGACCAAGGTCAACGAGGAGCTCCGCGTCAAGTACCGCTACCTGGACCTGCGCCGTCCCTCCATGCACCGGCGCCTGGCCATCCGCGCCGCCGCCGTCGGCAAGATGCGGCGGTTCCTGGACGAGCGCGGGTTCATCGAGGTCGAGACCCCCATTTTCACAAAGTCCACGCCCGAGGGTGCCCGCGACTACCTCGTGCCCTACCGGCTGGAGGCGGGCAAGTTCTACGCCCTCCCCCAGAGCCCGCAGCAGTACAAGCAGCTGCTGATGGTGGCCGGCGTCGAGCGGTACTACCAGATCGCCAAATGCTTCCGCGACGAAGCCCAGCGCGCCGACCGCCAGCCGGAGTTCACCCAGCTCGACCTTGAAATGTCCTACGTCTCCCAGGAGGACGTCCTCCAGTTGATCGAGGGCATGACGCTCGACGTCGTGAACTCCGTCATCCAAGACTTCGCGCTTGATAAAGACCCGGTGGAGCCCTTCGTCCGGATGACCTACGACGATTCGCTCCGGCTCTATGGCAACGACAAGCCGGACCTGCGCTTCGGCCTAGAGATCTTCGACATCTCCGCCCTCGCCGGGGCGTGCGACTTTTCGGTGTTCAAGAACGCGGTGGCGGGCGGTGGCCACGTCCGAGGCGTCCGGTACCCGGGAGGGGCCAAGTGCAGCCGGAAGGACGTCACCGAGCTTGAAGAGTTCTGCAAAGGCTTTGGCGCAAAGGGCATGGCGTCCCTCTACATCGAGGGGGCGGAGTCGGAGAGTTCGGTCGCCTTGGGCGACGGGCGCTTCGTCCGCGGGGCGATGGCGAAGTTCCTGAGCGTGGACGAACTCATTCGGATCGTCGACGAAGGCAGCGCCGAAACCGGAGACCTGCTCTGCTTCATAGCG carries:
- a CDS encoding HAD hydrolase-like protein — its product is MAIQLALFDIAGTALRDGSNVVEAVAAAMAENGYPRDPEACRQLMGLPKPLMIAELLGEDSDPNLVRRIHDDFVTRMVRFYHVEPGVCEVEGASTVFERLRGAGVKVALDTSLSRPVADAMIYRTGWADRIDASVACDEVSRGRPHTNMIFEAMRRTGVEMPGHVAKVGDTPSDIQAGLSAGCGLVVGVTYGMHSREELRGTGVELADSISEACDMVLAAVTA
- the gyrA gene encoding DNA gyrase subunit A; its protein translation is MPDQEPRILSVDIEDELAKSYVNYAMSVIIARALPDVRDGLKPVQRRILYAMRELNLTPQNATTKCAKVCGTTSGDFHPHGEAIIYPTLARLAQTFTLRYPLVEGQGNFGSIDGDAPAAMRYTECRLTPIAMEMLEDLDRDTIDWVPTYLQEKNEPTVLPAKFPNLLCNGGQGIAVGMATSLPPHNLTEVSNAILHRIANPDCDLDAVLEHMPGPDFPTYGLIMGTKGIRSAYESGRGSIVMQAKTMIEPIESGKSAIVVTELPYQVNKKNLVANIAALAKARKFDGITDVQDYSDKRGMRIQIELRRDVNPNKALNYLLKHTSLRTTFGAIMLSLVDGAPRVSPLLTILDEYIRHRRKVIDRRTRYELSRALDEVHVNEGYQIARRFLDDVIRTIRASADSTEALVRLVREFAMSPYQAKAVLEMPLRRLTQLEQSDLEKAYKDVLRRAQNLMDILADPVRLTKVLTDEIVAMRDKHGDDRRTKIIAREAGDFDEEDLIPEEEAIISISRDGYIKRISLDAYRQQKRGGKGMKNVMKAEDEPAHLFQVNTHNTILFFTDRGKAYKLRAYDIPESGRYARGMPVINYIAIDSEERVTAAVRVKNMAEEGYLVMVTRLGEVKRTNLSRFQNLRSNGLIAFDIEEGDELGWVLQSSGNDDIIIVTREGMSIRFKETAARDRSRAAGGVRAINLRTGDSVVGADLADDACTLLVVGEHGYGKRTPISDYRLQGRGGTGILTMNVTEKTGKIVSAEVVEDDDKLLVLTVNGKGIRLRVRDIRLVKRVAQGVKLINLADNDSIASIARLVDTPEADDIEDDDSEETEE
- a CDS encoding PEP-CTERM sorting domain-containing protein, with the protein product MKKVTLIALAMVAVAANAQTYTIDDGTSENSIGLTAGGNLAWANQFDISGGNNVITTVDMTWGSPSFPGSSGVTAGQSFRWFVWTQNSGGTRWATGQITLVGQGVGTVAAGSIDTDRFQSVATGGVSVAGAFNNRFYVGVAINHSAGGFPGSLDQSGPNGNGLRSWVGGSGTANGFDPNNVGGGIGSFRMDEIGLPGAWLVRANAVPEPTTMVALGAGVAAFVARRRKK
- a CDS encoding sugar phosphate isomerase/epimerase yields the protein MSRADHQDIRIGTLVPMRGAADYIRQVLPHGFETFQLTLGKSLDGIDLERTAHEVRGALEGKAAVSALGFYGNPLQDEECRTGWEAVIKAAPLFGTDCVCGFAGALEDRPVDQSIPRFKEVFAPLARLAEDSGVRIGFENCHMGGDWERPKWNIAHAPRAWEMMFDAVPSPALGLEWEPCHQMVSLVDPLTQLKTWVGKVAHVHGKDANVDWDKIRREGTRCGEYTVWHRTPGFGDTDWTQVFSILRQAGWRGSIDIEGWHDPVYRGDLEMTGQVHALAYLKRCRGGDFVPNPRV
- a CDS encoding DUF1287 domain-containing protein, coding for MAPRTAMMMWTVGCQPAAAPTPRPMAGASTDPVYLGAVAQLEDAAVYDASYQPIRYPGGDVPKDRGACADVVVRALRHAGLDLQKAIHEDAARHRYPRIGTRRDRNIDHRRVANQVVYLKRHGKALANDRDWRAGDIVAWVLPNGRDHIGIVSEHKGRSGNLAVIHNIGRVSEDDVLYAWQVVGHYRASLRTDR
- a CDS encoding MFS transporter, coding for MRSPAVPPEERMTGVYKDTWGWNVGFAAYWFATSYKWFILLTFVLPDLVAKIVGDADKNSAWGMVYGIGAVWAVFGPAIFGTLSDRINTRFGHRQPFIAAGAGLTVLAVWAVGSSTTIFALTLAYLLLQVADDVGTGPYGGMVPEVVPEHRRGFASAVMTLLQRLAEIATALAAIVLQRPDLILVGIAVVNVLCAAWTIRSISGLRPAERPPDKPRAPWHRAWIDPWFDHDFRWLWFTRLLTSAAAFLVTNYMLNYLKDMFPSFRLFGIDLGDAGRGLQLLGLTLSIGASVGALIAVRLADTVGRKRLVYISGWVISLMTVPFALARDYTAIWAMAIVLGVGSGVRGAVDWAMAADIVPDKDEAGGQMGLWSSSQTAVQILVGGAGAVIQHLNEQNMGVGYVSAIWLAGLLFLVGTFLVQKVRGSS
- the aspS gene encoding aspartate--tRNA ligase, which gives rise to MSFVQRTHWCGQVRSEHVGERIVLNGWAHRVRNLGGLVFVDLRDRTGLIQLMLDPDAVGKQDIKPESSLSVSGTVELRDPANVNDKLATGEVEVRVTGFTVLGDCGVLPFPVSDEDQMTKVNEELRVKYRYLDLRRPSMHRRLAIRAAAVGKMRRFLDERGFIEVETPIFTKSTPEGARDYLVPYRLEAGKFYALPQSPQQYKQLLMVAGVERYYQIAKCFRDEAQRADRQPEFTQLDLEMSYVSQEDVLQLIEGMTLDVVNSVIQDFALDKDPVEPFVRMTYDDSLRLYGNDKPDLRFGLEIFDISALAGACDFSVFKNAVAGGGHVRGVRYPGGAKCSRKDVTELEEFCKGFGAKGMASLYIEGAESESSVALGDGRFVRGAMAKFLSVDELIRIVDEGSAETGDLLCFIADSYAVSCEVLSRLRLLIGDRCGLRDPRKLKFAFILDFPLVEWNEDEQRWDPTHHPFTSPKFEDMIYLETDPGRIRADCYDVVCNGTEWASGSIRIHRPDVQARIFRLIGVTEEEQQERFGHILEAFSFGAPPHGGIAPGIDRLVMFLCDDDNIRDVIAFPKLGGGYDPMMEAPSDISNTQWDELGLVVRPAQKAQA